Proteins encoded in a region of the Zea mays cultivar B73 chromosome 2, Zm-B73-REFERENCE-NAM-5.0, whole genome shotgun sequence genome:
- the LOC103647263 gene encoding uncharacterized protein, with translation MEPAAEDAAAAAPDSWETADIDGPMSRLILSARRVSSSPDFADDQDPPQPPPTLQPQGAPSAPSDAREDVVAQVDQFLREALEKPRERLSVLRMEQEILKFIHDPSRTEYEFNGLPTSYLRLAAHRLAQHYFLQSIAIPDNSLPDGTGSRIILRKTTFDCRLPAVRLADIPVNLPQEDISVAKVAIKQRPQKNLHGMNSSSAHSSRDNLQKSVEERKEEYNKARARIFNNSNSSTATDERSAEEVTLPSTLHRSTSLELNSSNRIGQGAEITLERSLTTTSASSRSNRSKIDKEPAVNRNKQNNRVAIFRDRESERKDPDYDRSYDRYMQRFDPGFGFSGGPYTIQPLYAPAVNYNTEFPQLGSAHRSPVAVEQQPRPIAQHMPASWSVAQASNAIGYGPDGVMGPYSPGAPVRSSVFMHASQQYAIPSRPGVPFAHPQESMGPFAQTHQQQPDASLRFARPR, from the exons ATGGAGCCCGCAGCCGAGGAcgccgcagccgctgcgccggaCTCGTGGGAGACGGCCGACATAGACGGGCCCATGAGTCGGCTCATCCTCTCCGCGCGACGCGTGTCCTCTTCGCCGGACTTCGCTGACGACCAGGACCCGCCCCAGCCGCCGCCCACACTGCAGCCGCAGGGCGCGCCTTCGGCTCCCTCAGATGCGCGCGAGGATGTGGTAGCCCAGGTCGATCAGTTCCTACGAGAGGCCCTCGAGAAGCCAAGGGAGAGGCTTTCTG TGCTAAGAATGGAGCAAGAAATTTTGAAGTTCATTCATGACCCTAGTCGTACAGAGTATGAATTCAATGGCCTTCCAACTTCGTATCTGCGTCTTGCTGCACATCGCCTGGCGCAGCATTACTTCCTGCAGTCCATTGCCATACCAGACAACAGTTTGCCTGATGGAACTGGTTCACGTATCATCCTCCGTAAGACAACATTCGACTGCCGACTGCCTGCTGTCCGCCTTGCAGATATTCCAGTTAACCTGCCACAAGAAGACATCTCTGTGGCGAAAGTAGCTATTAAACAGAGGCCTCAAAAGAATTTACATGGCATGAACAGCTCAAGTGCTCACTCTTCTAGAGACAACCTCCAAAAAAGCGTCGAAGAAAGaaaagaggaatacaacaaggcacGAGCGCGGATATTTAACAACAGCAATAGCAGTACTGCTACTGATGAGAGATCAGCTGAGGAAGTGACTTTACCCAGTACTCTTCACAGGTCCACTTCCTTGGAGTTGAACTCAAGCAATAGAATAGGTCAAGGGGCTGAAATTACTCTTGAGAGGAGCTTGACTACCACTTCAGCTAGCAGCAGGTCAAATAGAAGCAAGATTGATAAGGAGCCTGCAGTCAATAGAAACAAGCAGAACAATAGGGTTGCAATTTTCAGAGATCGTGAGTCAGAGCGCAAGGATCCTGATTATGACAGAAGCTATGACAG GTATATGCAAAGATTTGATCCTGGATTTGGATTTAGTGGAGGCCCATACACAATTCAACCCCTCTATGCCCCTGCTGTTAACTACAACACCGAATTCCCCCAGCTTGGGTCAGCACACCGATCACCTGTTGCTGTCGAACAGCAACCTCGTCCAATAGCTCAGCACATGCCTGCATCATGGTCAGTGGCTCAAGCATCTAATGCAATTGGCTATGGGCCAGATGGTGTCATGGGACCTTACAGCCCTGGTGCACCTGTGAGATCGTCTGTTTTCATGCATGCTTCACAGCAATATGCTATACCTTCTCGCCCTGGAGTCCCATTTGCACATCCACAGGAATCAATGGGACCATTTGCACAG ACTCACCAACAACAACCTGATGCTAGTCTACGCTTTGCCCGGCCCCGGTGA
- the LOC103647264 gene encoding uncharacterized protein, giving the protein MPGYRSSRGNRRLQFEPSPRHPRACSAMPTQRSLATIVPGSPPASVPDVHAIAKIAICFQASRNRRSSVGDQVIWLFEFHEVEDPEHLFSEGCLWCNLCSGKEGVEADLQEFQVFDESED; this is encoded by the exons ATGCCGGGATATCGCTCGTCTCGAGGAAACCGACGACTCCAATTCGAGCCTAGCCCCAGGCACCCACGCGCGTGCTCTGCGATGCCGACCCAGCGAAGCCTCGCGACGATCGTCCCTGGAAGTCCTCCGGCGTCCGTTCCTGATGTCCACGCAATCGCCAAG ATCGCGATTTGTTTccaagcttcgaggaatcgacgatcaagcgttggcgaccaagtgatctggctcttcgagttccacgaggttgaagaccctgagcatctgtttagtgaag gttgcctttggtgcaatctatgctcaggtaaagaaggtgtcgaggcggatctccaggagttccaggtctTCGACGAGTCCGAGGATTAG